DNA sequence from the Methylomonas albis genome:
TTCAAAGCCGCGGGCCCGTTTGCTGCTCAGCCGAACGGATTAATGCCCTGGTATCGCGTTCCCAACCGGCTGACCGCCCAATTGAACGTGGTTTTTGCCGATGATGCGGATTTTGCCGATGTCGATTGCTTCGGCTTCCACCCCTTGACCGGATTGTCGGTATTGCAATTATCAACGCCAACGGAAACCAACGCCGCAGTGCCTGAATTAACTTGATTGTGATGCAGCGTCAGACGGCAAGCTTATTTTTTAAAGCCCAGGGCGGTATCGGCCCTTTTCACATTATCCAGATTTGCGCCATCAAACTTGGCACTTCTGAAATCCGCATCGGCAATAGTTGCGCCGTCTAAATTGGCACCCGATAAGTCAACCCAAATAAACTGCCCACCGCTTAAATCGGCGTTACGGAGCGATACATTCTTCATCTGCGCATAATTAAAATTAGCACCGCTCAAATCCGCATCATTCAGTATTGCATTGTTCATTTCGAGCTGATCAGGCTGTTGCCGCGGGCTCGCGGAATCGGGGCCTAAATTAGCCTGCCTTAGCTTGGCGCCGCTTAAATTGACATTGTTCAGCAATCCCGTCACGCGGCTACGACTAAGGTCAGCGCCAGTCAAGTCGGCATTATCCATCAGCACACCATATAGACTGGCATCGGCTAAATTGGCATTCTGCAAATTTGCATTACGCATATGCGCAAGATTAAGATTTGCGCCGCTCAGTAGAGCTCCCTTCAAATTGGCGCCATCAAGATTGGCGGAAAACAAATCGGCTTGATTGAACGCAACGCTCGATAAATCCAGTCCGGACAAGTCTTTTTTAGCCAATATCGGCCGTTGGACACCGGCTTTGGCAATAATAGTGATCACATCCTCGCGAGACAGCTCGGCAGATGAGCAAGGCAATAGCCAAAAACACAGACTGAAACCTATCAATGCTCGGCAACTACTGGAATCGTATTGCATAACTACTCCCCAAAACGGGCTAGGCTGTTAACACAACAGCTATTGGTGGATTTTAGCAAATCATAAGCCAAGGACTTAGATTTTGGGCAATATTATCCCAACATCGAAAAGCACACTTCGGCGCGGACCTTGGTTTGCGCGGTAAACCACGCTTACGCTCATTTAGGTATATGCTTGCCAAGAAGACCCACTCAGGCTTTTAACTATGAATCAGCTCAGTCACAAATTATTAGTCTTGGCCCTGATAGTAGCGCTACCCAGTTTAGGCTGTTTCAGCTATTACACACTTGAAGATGCTGATTCAAACACGACGTTACCGGTATCGATTATTTTATTGGCGTATCCGGTCTTACTCATTTCCCTGACGTCCATTATTGCCATGTGGGTTTCAAAAAGGCGGTCTCGCCTTGGTTCGTGGCTGGCAGGAGCCTGCTTATTAGTGTCGGCTGCAATCCTGCTAATCGCACGCTTTTAGATCTTCCTGGCTAACTAGGGCCTGCAGCCCGGCATTCCGTCGCCGAATAAATTTA
Encoded proteins:
- a CDS encoding pentapeptide repeat-containing protein — its product is MQYDSSSCRALIGFSLCFWLLPCSSAELSREDVITIIAKAGVQRPILAKKDLSGLDLSSVAFNQADLFSANLDGANLKGALLSGANLNLAHMRNANLQNANLADASLYGVLMDNADLTGADLSRSRVTGLLNNVNLSGAKLRQANLGPDSASPRQQPDQLEMNNAILNDADLSGANFNYAQMKNVSLRNADLSGGQFIWVDLSGANLDGATIADADFRSAKFDGANLDNVKRADTALGFKK